DNA from Eucalyptus grandis isolate ANBG69807.140 chromosome 5, ASM1654582v1, whole genome shotgun sequence:
CCGGACTATTTTTTCGTGTCAACAAATTTTCAAACATGATATAGAAAAGATGGTATATTGGCACAACACAAACCTCATTCCGCTTATTTGTTAACGAATATGGTTCTCAAGAGAATAATTATGATGGGGTGGTGGAGGTTTCATTGAATTAGTCACCTAACCTTTTTATAAGCTTAATTAAAGTGATGCAAGAGTCCAAAGGATTTCAGATGGCAAAAAAAcgctttaagtgccataactttgctcAAAGGGACAcgccataacttatgaaagatatatttaagtgccacattcgaagaaaaacggatcacttaaagtgtcactccggccaaaatgccaacgtggcattttttcggcgaagcgcgcccaaaacgacgccgttttgcacgctaacgtggccaaataatacaaaaatggCGTCATTTTAGGGCCGATgtggtaaaaataataataaattaattaaattaatatttaaaaataataatttaaaaattaaatttagttaaaatataaaaagtaaaaataattttaaaattaaaaacttaaaaaaaaaaaaaagaaagggggaggTGGCCGAGgatcgcccgccgccgccccccacCGCCACCGGAAGGGCCGGCAACAGGGGGAGGGTCGCAGGGtcgccggatccggtgagggccggcgacccgccCCCTGATCGAGGCAAGGGCTCGCGCCtcggcgggcggcggcccttggctcgACCGGCGAGAGTTGCCGACCTCGCcgaatttgggcgagggccgcgaccctccctAGATCGCGGGccgtggcgagggctcgcgagcccttgccaccgggggagggtcggcccttcccggcggcggcggagtgGCAACTAAGGGCTGATCCTCACCACCtccccatttctttttctttaataatttttaaaaaaatttaagattattttttaaatattttaattaaatttaatttaattaacattttttattgttttaccACGTTAGCCCAAAACAACACCGTTTTTGCATTTTAGCTACGCATTATTTAGCtacgttagcatgcaaaacgacgtcgttttgggctccgTTTGCCGGAAAAATACAACGTCGACATTTTGACCGGATTGACACTCAAGTGaaccattttactccgattttaacacttaagtgtaccttccgtaagttatgacactttaagtgtccctttgtgcaaagttatggtACTCCAGAGCTCCACACGTCGATTTTAGACACTACACAATCACAAGCAAGCATGAAATTACAAAACCAAGAGGCACTCATGCTGAGAACATCATCGAGGTGGAAAAGAGAGAGTCGGGTCAATTTGGATCCATCCTCGGTGCGACGCCAACTATCTTTCGCGCTCGTGACGCTCACGAGCTGCGACCATCCTTTCTATACAATGAGACTCCATCAAAGCTGCACCGAACATTGCAACTACAAGAAAAGCAGGCACCACTTTTGTGCCAATATGCTAATCCTCAAAAGAAAACTCAAAGATAAAGAAGTTGCAAAACATCAAGATCAGACCCAGAGCTCATACACACGACACAGGATCTTATGATACCGTCTACATTTTCATGGAGAAGTCTTCAGTAATCAATCGACATGACCCCATTCTAGAGTCTTACACCCAATGACAAATGCGACAGGCGAAACAAGGCCGACCAGTATCATCACTCATCATCTCTTTCCGTCCTCGGCTTCTTTGTAGCACCTGACAGACTACCATACAATCAGTTGGCTTTCGCCGATTGTGGAAAGGATCATCAAATACAACAGGATGGGAAAAACCGTCACAGGAAGAATATAATCAACAGTCAAGTGGCCACAGATAGTGGGTTAGCTGCACCAAGCACGGCTCGTGGTGATAAAAAACGGATGTCATCAAGGCACATGTATTGAGACCAATGTGTAGAAATACTGCTTCGGGGTAAAGCTGACTGAATCGACTTCAGTAGTGGTAACAGGAGCCCAATATAGACCAGCGGAACAATTGGCTCACTCATCCAACACAGGGGAAAGCAATGgcttatttgaaaagaaagcttCCAAGTTCCCGATGATGAGATCACATAAATTTGATACGGTTTCCGGGGTAAGAACAGCTGCATGCGGGGACAGTACAACATTATCAAGACCAAGGAGCTCCTCAGGAACATAAGGCTCCTTCTCAAACACGTCTAAGCCAGCGCCTCCAAGCTCTCCCTGGACTAGAAGTTGCACCATTTCCTTTTCATTGATAATTGGTCCACGCCCAATGTTAACAATCACCCCTTCCTTCCCCAAAGCTAATAGTACTTCCCTATTGATCATGTGATGGGTTTGCTCATTCAGGCCACAACAGATTACAAGGACATCGCAGTTAGTGGCGAGCTCACAGACGTTGGAATAGAAGGGGTACGACACATATGGctttttcttccttgagttATATGAAACAGCACACCCGAAGGCCTCAAGCCTCTTAGCAACTTCCAAGCCAATCCTTCCCAATCCAATAATTCCAACTCTCTTGCCTCCCAGCTGCAAGTGAAATTACCACCAGAAGTAGAGAATATATTATTTACACTTCATGTAAGGTGACAGAAAATCACACAAGCATGAGCAAAGTCAACCAGTTAAAAGGGCCTTATGTTATGCTGCATCTGTTGCTGACGCTAAATCGATTTTCCATGTGTGCTTCACGGTCATACTCATCAGCATAAACATTTTCAAGAGAAGACACAACATTCATAATTTCAAATGCCTTGCTACAAGATACTTGTCACCATGGCTGTAAACATGGAGTGACCCATATTACAACATTTGACAACAAAATCAGTAATTGCACAAGCCAAGCCAGAGAATGCTCAAGACCACATTAATCTGTTGAACAACATAATTAGACCAAACTTATCATACATACTGTTATAATCAGACAGGTGAACACtagataaatcaaaatttaaaaaatttaggaagttGAAGGTTTTAGAGTTGAACGAAGAAAAATAACCAAACCCAATCTTTACAGTGATCATCTATTCATGGAAAGGTTTTTTTGCCCTTATGACGAAAACAATTTAAGCATCCATACACAGTCTTTATGCCCTAAATTACTGGTGTTGCCCCCTACGAGACACCTCCTGTCCATAATAACTAGAAGGTCAATCCTTCGTACCGGTCATAGCTTTTTCTTATCAAACAATCTTGATTGGCAAGCCCAAAGAGCTAAAGGTCTCAATTCAGCAGCCGTTTGCCCGGTAGAGATATTATCCGCCTGATCAGACCAATTAATAGTTGAATAATCTATAAAACACTTCTACATCAAGAAACAAGTGAAAACCATGCTTGTCCTATGCAACTATTCTTTCTCCAGAAGTTGATCGATACAAAGCACATCGCACCATTGTCAAATGATCATGTTCACCAAAAAGAAATCATCGATCTATCTACAGTCTAGAGTCCCAAGCTTTTAACATTACGCAGCAGAGAGCACTTAACCATCAATGGCAAAACTCAATTCTCAAAATTGTCGGTTCCTAAATTGCTGACTCTTGCACATTCAATTAAATTTGACTTGTACTTAATCATCCTCTCATGATCACTTTTGACTTGTACTTAATCATCCTCTCATGATCACTAAACAgtcatccaaaagaaaaattaacacgAAAATCGTCAGAGACAGATAAATAGATTGAGCGAGCACTAAAACCTTCGATCCAAGGGCAAATTCTCCCTCGCTACTCCACAATCCTCGCCTCACGTACCGGTCGCTGGCCGAGACCTTCCGCAGCACGTCGATCAGCAGCCCGACCGCCAAGTCCGCCACTTCCTCCGACTTCGTGTCCCCCGCGCCGGCGACCGCGATCCCCCGCCGCCGGCACTCGGCCAGGTCGATGTGGTTGTGGCCCGCGCTGGTGCTGACGACGAGGTGGACCTCGGGGAGCCGCCGGAGCAAGTCGGCGGTGACGGGAGCCCTGGCGGAGGTGAGGATCGCCTCGGCGGAGCGGGCGTCGGCGGAGGAGAGGAAGTCGTCGAAGGGCAGCGGCGATTCCCACGGCTTGAGGAAGCGGAAGCCGTCGGGGAGGGGGCGGTCGATGAGGGAGAAGTGGCGGGGGtgccggaggaggaggacgcgcggcggcggaggagcgCCGCCGTTTTCGGGGCGAGAGGCCATGGGAAGTCGAGAGTAGTGATGGAGAAGAGTGTACGGTCGAATTGGGGAAGATGATAAAAGAGGAATTTGGCGCCATTACGTTACCGTGACAAGTTTGACTCGGCTCGTACCaattctcttgatttttttcttttgacataTGAATAGGAACTTTAATATTAGAATTATAATGCTAAACATTgtttgttatgttttttttttttttttatcgatccTACTTTACTCATATTTTAACTTTCACTTTCAGACTTTTATCAAGAGAATCAAAATCCacatttgaaattaattcgtTCCCACCTCAATTTATGAGAATATAAGAATTCAAACCCCTACCcctcccttccatgttggaaatGTAGCCACTAGGATAACACTAATGGTTAACATTGTTGTTATGTTAAATGGTggcttttgtaaaaaaatttctttctaatttcacatatataattaaataatgccaTCCCCTACTCAATGCATAATTCAACTCCTTTCATCCTTTGCCATCCTGCAAGTTTGTCGGAAATTGTTCTTTGTTTGGCCCTTTTGTTCTGATGATCACTCTTCACCCTCTTAGGGCCAATTTATTACCGGCCCACTAGCTTCCATAAGGTTCGTCCTCAAATTACGCACCTATAAGAAGTGGTCTTGCATATGATATCACACTACGTTGTCAACTCTTTCGATTCAAAGGATGTAATCCGGTGCTTTAGAAATATATGTTGTACCAAGTATCAGTTCAATACATATCAGGAAGCAAACCCAATAAGTACCCAGAAAAACATATCTACAAACTCtctaaaaatatgaacattttcCAGCTTTAGGACATCTTTACTCGTGCCTTTTATGCAAGCCAAATAACCACAactcatctaattaaaagaattAATCACAATCATTTTTCAACAGTTTTCTCACTCACACATCAGAGATCACTCTTTTTTAAAAAGCGTCTTTACAACTTTCAGAAAAAGAGAACTTGGGGTGACTTCAATATCGAAAGACAACTTCATTTGGAAAGCAATCAACAATAGCCTGATGTGAGAATAACCAATCCATTCCTAACATAACATCGAAATCTTGTATCTTCGATCCTACTAGATCTTTAGGCAATtctaaatttctatttcattaaAAGGGTTGGTTTGGACCAACATCTAGAGTCGATTTCCTCCTGAAGTGCAAACTTTTCAGAACATATTTGCCACCAAAGAAAACGCAATATTACAGAAGTTCCAGGACATCAACATTAGAGAACTAGAGCTACATACACAACACAAGATCTGATcatctattttcaatttcatggAGAAGTGTTCAGTGATCAACAAGTCCCCATTCTGGAGTCTTGCACCCAATGACAAACGTGACAGTTAAAACAAGCCCTACCCAGTATCATCATTCTCCCCTCTATTTCCTTCCTCGGCTTCTTCGTAGCACCAGACAGATTATCATACAATCAGTTGGCTTTCGCCAATTTCAGAAAGGATTAACAACAAATCCAACAGGATGAAACCATCACAGGGAAGAATATAATAGACAGCTGGTTGGCTCCTTTTCAAGATGATCGTATTATTACCATCCCATGGCCACGAAGAGTTTGGTTAGCCACACCAAACATGCTTGTAGTGATGCAAAACAAATGCCCTCAAGGCACACATATTGAGAGCAAAGTTCGTAGAAAGACTGCTTCAGGAAAAGCCAACTGAATCGAGTTTAGCGGTGGTAACAGGAGAAAGCAAGGgcttatttgaaaagaaagcttCCAAGTTCCCAACAACGAGATCGCATAAATTTGATAAGGTTTCCGGTGTATAGACAGCTCTATGCGGTGATAACACGACATTATCAAGAGTGAGGAGCTCTTCAGGAACACTGGGCTCATTCTCAAACACATCTAAGCCAGCGCCTCCAAGCTCTCCCTGGACTAGAAGTTGCACCATTTCCTTTTCATCAATAATCGGTCCACGCCCAATGTTGACAATCACACCATCCTTCCCCAGAGCTAATAGTACTTCCCTATTGATCATGTGGTGGGTTTTCTCAGTCAGGCCACAACAAATTACAATGGCATCGCAGTTAGTGGCGAGCTCATGGACATTGGGATAGAAAGTGTACGAAACGTATGGCTTTTTCTTCCTTGAGTGATATGAAATGGCACATCCAAAGGCCTCAAGCCTTTTAGCAACTTCCTCGCCAATCCTCCCCAATCCAACAATTCCAACTCTCTTGCCGCCCAGCTGCAAGTGAAATTACCACCACAAGCAGAGAAGATCTAATTTACACTTCATGTCTAATTAAGACAGTATAAAATCAAGTCGTGTAAAATGGAATAAATTCTCCCTCAATCATGGAAATAAACGACAGCATACATTCTACATCTACACCTCAATAGTAACAAAAAACCACACAAGCATGAGTTAACTCAACCAGTTCAGAGGACTTTATGTTATGCCGCATCTGTTAGTCACCCTACATGTCGCAGTCAATTCCAGGGAAGATAAAATATTCACAATTTCAGTTGCCTTGCTATAATATACTTTGTGCCAAGACTGCAAAACATGGAGCAACCCATATTACAATTTCGACAACAAAATCAGTAATTGCACCACCGAATTTACTAAGCCAAGCCAGAGGATGCTCAAGACCCTATAACTCTATTGAACAACATATCAAATTGAACTCCCCATCAAAGCTAAACCTTGGGAACTAAACATCTACATTAAATGGAAGATCTTACCTATCATAGTTGCTGTTATAATCAAATGCACAAACACTagataaatcaaaattataaaaatttaggaagtTGAATGTGTTACAGTGGAACAAAGGGCAATAACTAAATCCAATCTTTCAAAAGTCATCTATAAATAGAGAGGGTTTTTTGCCCATCATGACAAAAAAGCTTTTCATGCATGTAGTCTTTATATCTTGAATTACTAGTGTGTGAGGTCCGTAAAAACTAGAAGATAGACTCTTCATACCGATCATAGCTTTTTCTCACCAAACAATCATGGTTGGCCAGCCCAAAGAGCTAAAGGTCCGGACTTGCAGGCTCATCCGGTCGGTCTAAACATCCTCCACCTGATCAGACCAATTAATGGTGCAGTAGTCTACTTCTAACATCAAGTAGCAAGTGAAAACCATGCTGTCCTATTCAACTATTCATTCTCCAAAAGTCTGATCAGTACAAAGCACATCGCGCCGGCTGTCATATGAATTGTGTATACCCAAGAAAACTCATCATTCCCTCCACAGTCTAAAGTTCGAAACTTTAACATAATGTAACAGAGCACATAATCACCAATGGCGAAACTCAGTTCTCAAATTGTCGATTACCGAAAATGCTGACACTTGCGCATTCAATTAAAGCTCACTTTCACTAAATTCTATCAACGACGAAAATTGTTAAAGACAGATAAATAGATTAATCGAGCATCAAAACCTTCGATCCGAGCGCAAATTCACCCTCGCTCCTCCACGACCCACGCCTCACGTACCGGTCGCTCGCCGACAGCTTCCTCAGCACGTCGATCAGCAGCCCGACGGCCAAGTCCGCCACGTCGTCCGTGTACACGTCCCCCGAGCAGGCGATCGCGACCCCGCGCCTCCGGCACTCGGCCAGGTCGATGTGGTTGAGGCCCGCGCTGGTGGTGACGACGAGGCGGGCCTCCGGGAGCCGCCGGAGCATGTCGGCGGTGACCGGCTCCCTGCCGGAGGAGTAGATCGCCTCGGCGGCGCGGGCGTCGGCGGAGGAGAGGAAGTCGTCGAAGGGGAGCGGGGATTCCCACGGCTTGAGGAAGAGGAAGCCGTCGGGGAGGGGGCGGTCGATGAGGGAGAAGTGGTGGGGGtgccggaggaggaggacgcgcggcgggggcggcggcggggggggCGGCGGAGGAGCGCCGTCGTTTCGGGGGAGAGAGGCCATGGGAAGTCAAAGAGTagcgattgagagagagagagagagattccgtTGCCATTGCTTGGGAAAAGTCGTGGAGACTGCGGAGGAATTTGGCGCCATTACATTATTGACGTCATTTTACTTACCAccattattttagtttaaaaagaGGCAAGGGTAACCAATCCTTGCCAATATAGTAAAACTCATATTcaaactaaatgaaaattgttcaaaatgcaatcttaaaccttttaattttattaatcgactcctaaattttttcacattttgttaatctagtcaattttggcgAAAGTCATTAATATAGACGCCTGGTCATCCTATATAACATTACCGACACtaatgtggataaattttattatttttataatatgtttgtgatcttctttttttctttttattcttttcttttttctctcctcctttgTCCACTAGTTGCGCAACCTTGACGATTGGTTAGCGACCAATCAGAAGCTACAATTGACAAGGGAACCTTGCCAACCCTAGGCGAGACTCACCTTGCCCAAAGCAGGCATTATGTAATCCTCGCCAGTCATAGCCACAAGCTAGTTTTCGATCTTTGCCAAGGTTGGGCTGCCaatagaggaaggaggagaaaaaagaaaaaaagaaagaaaataaaaagaaaaattaaattaaatatttaaaattaataaatcatttaACAATCACTAAATTTTGTCCACGTCAACGCTAGCCGTGCTGCATAAAACGGCTGATGTCCATGTCGTAATTTCCGataaaaattgactaaaataattacattggcgaatttttaaaaggtttcagactttttagacaattttcccctcaAACTGAGGTAAGAACATGGAGTGAACGATCACGAAATAGAGAGAGGACTAGAGAGAGGAAGATAGAGAGTCATAAAGGTATATCAAGTCTAAATAAGTTATTGACCTATTTAAGACCTTTATTATTTTAAGCTTTACTATTCTAAGCCCATTTACTGAATATAACTAACTCATATAACATCTCAGCCCATCAAATATAAACAAAAGGATTAACAACAAATCCAATGGGACGAAACCATGTTGTCATCCTGCGGCCACAGGATGACAACATGGAGCGGCCGGAGCGGCCGGTTCACTCATCTAACGCAGGGGAAAGAAAGGGCTTATTCAAAAAGAAAGCTTCCAAGTTCCCGACGGTGAGATCGCATACATCCGAGAAGGATTCTGGAGTGAAAACAGCCGTGTGCAGCGATACTACGACGTTTCCGAGAGCGAGGAGGTCTTCAGGAACGTCGGGCTCATTCTCGAACACATCCAAGCCGGCGCCTTTGAGCTCTCCTTGGACTAGAAGCTGCACCATCTTCTTTTCGTCGACGATCGATCCACGGCCGACGTCAACAATCACCTTCCTTCCCCAGAGCTAACGGCAATTCCCTAGTGATCATGTGGTGGGTTTGCTCGTTCAGGCCGCAGCAGATCACGGAGTGTCGCAGTTGGCGGCGAGCTCGTCGACATCGGAATAGAAGGGGTACGGAACGTATGGCTTCGTCCTCCTCGAGTTATACGAAACGGCGCAGCCAAAGGCGTCGAGCCTCTTAGCGACCTTCAAGCCGATCCTTCCCAATCCAACAATTAGAGAAGATGTAATTTACACTTCATGTGTAACTAAGACAGTAAGATCATGTCATATAAAATGGAATGAATTCTCCCCAAATTATGACATATAAATTTGATAAAACAAAAATCAGTAATTGTAGCATAGAATTTAATAAGCCAAGCCGGGGGATACTCAAAGGCCACAGAACTCTGTCGAACAACATATCGGACCAAACTCCCGATCGAAGATAAATCCCAGGGTCGACTTATCTATCTTAACTGGAAGATCTTATCTATCATATTCACTGTTATAGTCGGACACATGAACACTAGATCAATcgaagtttaaaatttttaggaaGTCGAATGCGTTAGAGTTGAACGAGGGAACATCTAAATCCAATCATTAAATAGATCACCTATTAATAGAGAGGTTTTCTTGTCCCtcgtgacaaaaaaaaaagcttatcaTGCATATGGTATTATCCCCTATAAGACATCTGATGTTTGGGTCGGATTGATAGTAATCCAACCCAAATAAACATATTTAACTCATTTTGGGCCATTTTTATATAATGCAAATTTAGTGATCTATACCCAATACATAATCAACTCAAACTATATTGTTAAGACAATTCCGTATTTAACCCAATTTATAAAAACCCACACTCAATTGGAGAGCGAGTGAACGAGCATGAAATCAAGTAAgggtgaaaaaggaaaaagagagtcaTATTATGTTTAAACCCATTTACGACTTGTTTACTATTGGATCCAAGAATTTCAATGACCCTCGAACAAGTGACGGTCATGACCAAATTGATGAAAGTGTTAGCAAACTATAGCAATGGTATAAATGACAGGCATAGTATGTTAAGCAATGGATTGATCAACCATTCAACTAGAGAAAATCTAACTAGAGAAAATCTTTGGACTATGATTGATTAATATTTCAATTCGAACCGAAAGTATGAAATTCGGTCTCTTGTAAGGAATACGCGTGCTGAAATTTAAAGAATaagattttttaaagagaatgTTGGACGGCACACAAGAATTTTGATTACATCCTTGTATACGGAACAAATTGATTATGGGAatgtaaattgatttttctttggaaaaaataaaatgcttctTAATGATGCAAAAACTATGGGCttatattttaaagattttgagcCATTTGATTAGACCCTTTTTGgcctcaattttttttcgggCCCAAGCAGCCCATGAGGGCCCTAGAGGCGGTCgaccgaaagaagaaaaagggggagcGGGAGGGGGAAAGAAGTCACTCATACTTGTCCATGCTTACCTTCCACTTGTCCTTTTCATGAGAACACTTGTCACCTGCATGCAAAATCCAATGATTGCTAGCTATTAAGCCAACAAAAGGAAGAGGGGGAGGCGGATTGTTCGAGAGAgtgcggccgagagagagagagagagtttgggcgagtgagagagagagagagagggagggcgCGAGTGTGAGCCGTGAGGGGGAAGAGGAAGGCCGTCTTCCGCCGTGTCCAAGCTGCCGCCATTAACGCCGCTGATCCGCACCGCCGTTGAGCCAAGCCGAGACCCTCCCGAACCATTGTTTTTGGCCAACGATCGAGTAGAGAGGTTTAAGGCAAGTAGAAGTTCTTCAATCTATGTTTTGCTTGCTGTTTTATCTAGCTAAGAGTTGGTGGATGTGAGAAAGGTGAAATTTTAGAGCTGCATGTTGGATTTTGGACATGTAAGATTAGATCAAGAAAACTAGGAAAAACAGGGCATGCAttgtggattttgaatttgagatggaacaagaatttaaaaatctgaCTATAGAGGATTTTTGGAAGTGATAAGGCTGTGTTATAGTGTAATACACTTGTATCTATTTGATTGAGGATGTTGGAGGTCGAAATTCAAGGAGTAGGAAAAACTCTCATTAAGTTAATGGACTGTTTTGTGAAGAACAGTGTGACCCTCGgtgactttttgatttttctgtaaCTTTCCAGCCACAATTTGACTTAGATTTCTTAATTAAAGTTAGATAGAATATCTGTAGgagtaacatataaaaaatttagcataaatGGACAAGATTTGGTCGACGAAATGATTTTTATACGGAAATGctaaatctggaaattttacaGAAACTGTAGCAAGAAATACCGAAATTTTTACTCTCGATACGTATGGAATTTGACTCGGTGTTCTTCATGATATTTGTTCCTTTAGGTATCATTGAtaacttgtaaaatttcataattttctgagtcCATTTAATATATATGTTAAAATTTCTACCATAACTGTGCATTGTAAAAATCGAGTGCTCTATCTTCGAATTTTTCACAAAGGTGTCCGAAGGTGAAGGTGTTTCGAATGGCTATGTGAAATGATGGTATTGGCTGTGGATATTTgtgcaatattgagatgtgtTAGAGGGTCCATGAGACGTCTCGTTTtagcatttgaaaatgttttggtgaATTAAAATGCTAAATTGTTACCGTTGAGCCCTCGGGTCAACAATACCtcggagtcgggatgcccaaaggatcgagtgagtcgatgccttgtggatgcccggtggccttaaatggttGAATGCCGGAGGTTATTCCCCGAGAGCTTTGGGATGCCCGGTAGTATGCTAGTCGGTACGTAAATCCGGATGGCtagggtaaccattttcatgggaggccctcgaggttcctcgtgataccaggtggggtacgagatgcctagAGGCGCAATTCGCTCCAGATGCCCaatggccttaaatggctgaatgtcGGAGGCTTTCATGATGCCTGAAGGGGTGCAAATGTTGGAGGGACGCAAACATTGATCCTTCGGGGatgaaatcttttgaaaaataaaatgaatgattccatTAAAAGTGTGTGTGGGTCTGGATATAAGACTGAGTATATGGCATGTAATAGAACGTGATGTTTCAGTTTGACCCTATGATTGAGATTTATCTATCTTGAATATGTTGCACTACACATTAGGACTACATTGTTATTACATTGAtgttttttatgattttgataCATACCTATTGttaaatttcttgttttgtctACCATACTTGAATTTGGATATTAATAGTAATGCTTGATATAGCTTAAGGAATCTTTTACTGCTgaatggttgtactcacctctttggggactaacattttagattaAGAGATGCCTTTGTTACCGATCACACGTGGTACTTTCTATGGCTTATTGTCCGACGTTGAGGTTAAGTGTTCGGAGCATTCCTATGTTGGTGTTCGTGGACTGGTGTTCATCCGTGTTCGAGTTTTAGTTATGTATGACATGGGTCTACCTGATGGCTCTGTAGTCTAGGAGTTCTTTCTGTGCATGTTCGTCGCGACGAGATcatgatggggatgctgccgccaCCAACCGATGCACCGGGCTGGGTGTGATTGTGCATGTGACTGGTAGCGgatgacactttttggataGCCGACACTAGATGATGGATCGGTGCTCAAACtaaataatacaatgcaatgcacaccagctacacctttcatatatatatagagcCGAAACACATTTATTTACATAGTTTAATCAGACATCAagagtcggtacatcaaaaggccaaggctttactAAGCTCGGCTATAACCCAAAAGTACTCGA
Protein-coding regions in this window:
- the LOC104444303 gene encoding glyoxylate/hydroxypyruvate reductase HPR3 — its product is MASLPRNDGAPPPPPPPPPPPRVLLLRHPHHFSLIDRPLPDGFLFLKPWESPLPFDDFLSSADARAAEAIYSSGREPVTADMLRRLPEARLVVTTSAGLNHIDLAECRRRGVAIACSGDVYTDDVADLAVGLLIDVLRKLSASDRYVRRGSWRSEGEFALGSKLGGKRVGIVGLGRIGEEVAKRLEAFGCAISYHSRKKKPYVSYTFYPNVHELATNCDAIVICCGLTEKTHHMINREVLLALGKDGVIVNIGRGPIIDEKEMVQLLVQGELGGAGLDVFENEPSVPEELLTLDNVVLSPHRAVYTPETLSNLCDLVVGNLEAFFSNKPLLSPVTTAKLDSVGFS
- the LOC120285877 gene encoding glyoxylate/hydroxypyruvate reductase HPR3-like yields the protein MASRPENGGAPPPPRVLLLRHPRHFSLIDRPLPDGFRFLKPWESPLPFDDFLSSADARSAEAILTSARAPVTADLLRRLPEVHLVVSTSAGHNHIDLAECRRRGIAVAGAGDTKSEEVADLAVGLLIDVLRKVSASDRYVRRGLWSSEGEFALGSKLGGKRVGIIGLGRIGLEVAKRLEAFGCAVSYNSRKKKPYVSYPFYSNVCELATNCDVLVICCGLNEQTHHMINREVLLALGKEGVIVNIGRGPIINEKEMVQLLVQGELGGAGLDVFEKEPYVPEELLGLDNVVLSPHAAVLTPETVSNLCDLIIGNLEAFFSNKPLLSPVLDE